Proteins encoded within one genomic window of Prauserella marina:
- a CDS encoding DUF742 domain-containing protein, translating into MGTPDDESNTADEKTVGRTGARFPSPRHRDHHQPPVRRSERVFATYENSPADEDGEEEPHEQHRLRVRPYVLTRGRTQGSHYLAIETLISTDPQAPWTNERFGGEYQAVRRLCMQPRSVAEVAALLSVPLGVARVLISDLAEGGFVQVHRSSMTESGRPDPVLLQRVLAGLYQL; encoded by the coding sequence GTGGGCACCCCCGACGACGAATCCAACACGGCCGACGAAAAGACCGTCGGCCGTACCGGCGCGCGCTTCCCCTCCCCACGGCATCGTGACCACCACCAGCCTCCCGTACGGCGCAGCGAACGCGTGTTCGCGACCTACGAGAACAGCCCGGCAGACGAAGACGGCGAAGAAGAGCCGCACGAACAGCACAGACTGCGGGTGCGGCCCTACGTACTGACCCGCGGCCGCACCCAGGGCAGTCACTACCTCGCCATCGAGACCCTGATCTCGACCGATCCGCAAGCACCGTGGACGAACGAACGGTTCGGCGGTGAGTACCAGGCCGTGCGCAGGTTGTGCATGCAGCCGAGATCGGTCGCCGAGGTCGCCGCGCTGCTTTCGGTGCCGCTCGGCGTGGCGAGGGTGCTGATCTCCGACCTCGCGGAAGGCGGGTTCGTCCAGGTTCATCGCAGCTCGATGACCGAGAGCGGGCGCCCTGACCCGGTATTGCTGCAACGGGTACTCGCGGGGCTGTATCAGCTCTGA
- a CDS encoding TetR/AcrR family transcriptional regulator has protein sequence MVYRRTPAIQARMDVQRTSILDAAVEQLAEHGYAGCSMAAVATRAGVATGSVYRHFPGKAELVAELFTLLVTREVDAVERAAQAHGTVADRVVEVTDTFANRALKAPRLAYALLAEPVDAPVEEQRLVFRKAFRDIVAAHVAEGVAEGTIPPQDPHITAAAIVGAVAEVMIGPLTSGDPAAVEELRTFTLRALGAAHANDS, from the coding sequence ATGGTGTACCGGCGCACCCCGGCGATCCAGGCCCGGATGGACGTTCAGCGGACCTCGATACTCGACGCCGCCGTAGAGCAACTGGCCGAACACGGCTACGCCGGCTGCTCGATGGCAGCCGTCGCGACCAGAGCGGGGGTGGCGACCGGCAGCGTTTACCGCCACTTTCCAGGGAAAGCCGAACTGGTGGCCGAACTGTTCACCCTCCTCGTCACCCGTGAGGTCGACGCGGTCGAGCGGGCAGCACAAGCCCATGGCACCGTCGCCGACCGCGTCGTCGAGGTCACCGACACCTTCGCGAACAGGGCACTCAAGGCACCCCGGCTCGCCTACGCGCTGCTCGCCGAACCCGTCGACGCGCCCGTCGAAGAGCAACGACTCGTGTTCCGGAAGGCGTTTCGCGACATCGTCGCCGCACACGTCGCCGAGGGCGTCGCCGAAGGCACCATCCCGCCCCAAGATCCCCACATCACGGCGGCCGCCATCGTCGGAGCCGTCGCCGAGGTCATGATCGGTCCGCTCACGTCGGGCGATCCCGCCGCCGTCGAGGAACTGAGGACCTTCACCCTTCGCGCGCTAGGAGCAGCACATGCCAACGACTCATGA
- a CDS encoding isovaleryl-CoA dehydrogenase, giving the protein MPTTHEVTNQVPPLYGNNLAEDKSLLEGLRREGAGWAEDDLLRLGALAGTEQVQEWGRLVNENPPKLRTHDRVGNRIDEVDFHPHWHDLMTVAVTNGLHAAPWRDDRQGTHVARAAKFYAWSQIEAGHTCPISMTYSAVPALRHNPALAKFYEPLLAASEYDYGLREPGTKRGLIAGMSMTEKQGGSDVRANTTHATPAQDGSYRIIGHKWFTSAPMSDVFLTLAHAPGGLSCFLLPRVLPDGSRNRILLQRLKDKLGNRSNASAEIEYDDAVGWLVGEEGRGVRTIIEMVNNTRLDCVTGSAAGMRYGVVRALHHATHRSAFGAHLVDQPLMRNVLADLAVESEAATVVAMRLAGASDRANAGDANEEAFRRLGLAATKYWVCKRAPSHAAEALECLGGNGYVEESGMPRLFRESPLSSIWEGSGNVAALDTLRAMAKQPDSVEAFNAELELASGADPRLDDAIARVRKELADLSDIEFRARKVVETLALALQGSLLVRHGDPAVADAFCASRLGGDWGVAFGTLPSGADSRAIIDRIAP; this is encoded by the coding sequence ATGCCAACGACTCATGAGGTGACCAACCAGGTGCCTCCGCTCTACGGCAACAATCTCGCCGAAGACAAGAGCCTGCTCGAAGGTCTGCGCAGGGAAGGCGCCGGGTGGGCCGAGGACGACCTGCTGCGTCTCGGTGCGCTCGCCGGAACGGAGCAGGTGCAGGAGTGGGGAAGGCTCGTCAACGAGAACCCACCGAAACTGCGCACGCACGACCGCGTCGGCAACCGCATCGACGAGGTCGACTTCCACCCCCACTGGCACGACCTCATGACCGTCGCCGTCACGAACGGGCTACACGCCGCACCGTGGCGCGACGACCGGCAGGGCACGCACGTCGCCAGGGCAGCCAAGTTCTACGCCTGGAGCCAGATCGAGGCAGGCCACACCTGTCCCATCTCCATGACCTACTCCGCAGTGCCTGCCCTCAGGCACAATCCCGCACTCGCCAAGTTCTACGAACCGCTGCTGGCCGCGAGCGAATACGACTACGGCCTCCGCGAACCCGGCACCAAACGCGGGCTCATCGCGGGCATGTCCATGACCGAGAAACAAGGTGGCTCCGACGTCAGGGCCAACACGACTCACGCGACCCCCGCTCAGGACGGCTCGTACCGGATCATCGGACACAAGTGGTTCACCTCGGCGCCGATGTCGGACGTCTTCCTGACGCTCGCGCATGCGCCGGGCGGGCTGTCTTGCTTCCTGCTGCCGAGGGTGCTTCCCGACGGCAGCCGCAACCGAATCCTGTTGCAGCGACTCAAGGACAAGCTCGGCAACCGGTCGAACGCCTCCGCCGAGATCGAGTACGACGACGCGGTCGGCTGGCTCGTCGGCGAGGAAGGCAGAGGCGTCCGCACGATCATCGAAATGGTCAACAACACCCGCCTCGACTGCGTCACGGGCAGCGCGGCAGGCATGCGCTACGGCGTCGTGCGCGCGCTGCACCACGCCACGCACCGCAGTGCGTTCGGCGCGCACCTCGTCGACCAGCCGTTGATGCGCAACGTGCTGGCCGACCTCGCGGTCGAGTCGGAAGCCGCCACCGTCGTCGCGATGCGGCTCGCTGGAGCGAGCGACCGCGCCAACGCTGGCGACGCCAACGAGGAGGCATTCAGGCGGCTCGGCCTCGCGGCGACCAAATACTGGGTCTGCAAACGGGCGCCCTCGCACGCCGCCGAAGCGCTCGAATGCCTCGGCGGCAACGGTTACGTCGAGGAATCCGGGATGCCCCGGCTGTTCCGCGAGTCGCCGCTTTCTTCCATCTGGGAAGGCTCAGGCAACGTCGCCGCGCTCGACACGTTGCGGGCCATGGCGAAGCAGCCGGACTCGGTCGAGGCGTTCAACGCCGAACTGGAACTCGCCTCGGGCGCCGACCCACGGCTCGACGACGCGATCGCGCGCGTGCGCAAGGAACTCGCCGACCTCTCCGACATCGAGTTTCGTGCCCGCAAGGTCGTGGAGACCCTGGCGCTCGCCCTCCAGGGCTCGCTGCTCGTCCGGCACGGCGATCCCGCCGTCGCGGACGCCTTCTGCGCCTCACGCCTCGGTGGCGATTGGGGTGTCGCCTTCGGAACCCTGCCGTCGGGTGCCGACTCGCGGGCGATCATCGACAGGATCGCACCGTGA
- a CDS encoding crotonase/enoyl-CoA hydratase family protein encodes MTVRVERSGEITTIVLDRPAKRNAVDGPTSRALASAFREFDEEETASVAVLFGEGGTFCAGADLGAIGTEDGNTVSQDGDGPMGPTRLRLGKPVIAAISGHAVAGGLELALWCDLRVVEEDAVLGVFCRRWGVPLIDGGTFRLPRLIGTSRAMDLVLTGRAVSAREAMDIGLANRLVPTGSAREAAEELADEIAAFPQTCLRQDRLSLLEQEGLAEEEAIAVEHRHGMVSLAEAADGVRRFQRGAGRHGTFSNRNSASSTSPASSPRPRSS; translated from the coding sequence GTGACCGTCAGGGTCGAGCGTTCCGGCGAGATCACGACGATCGTGCTCGACCGCCCGGCCAAACGCAACGCCGTCGACGGGCCGACGAGCAGGGCACTTGCCTCGGCCTTCCGCGAATTCGACGAAGAGGAGACGGCGAGCGTCGCCGTGCTGTTCGGCGAAGGAGGCACCTTCTGCGCAGGCGCCGACCTTGGCGCCATCGGCACCGAAGACGGCAACACCGTCAGCCAGGACGGCGACGGGCCGATGGGACCGACCCGGCTGCGTCTCGGCAAGCCGGTGATCGCGGCGATCTCCGGTCACGCCGTTGCCGGAGGACTCGAACTCGCGCTGTGGTGCGACCTTCGCGTCGTCGAGGAGGACGCCGTGCTCGGTGTGTTCTGCCGCAGGTGGGGCGTTCCGCTCATCGACGGGGGCACCTTCCGGTTGCCGAGACTGATCGGCACGAGCAGAGCGATGGATCTCGTGCTCACCGGAAGGGCGGTTTCCGCACGTGAGGCCATGGACATCGGTCTCGCCAACCGGCTCGTGCCGACCGGTTCGGCGAGGGAGGCCGCGGAAGAACTCGCCGACGAGATCGCCGCGTTCCCACAGACCTGCCTTCGTCAGGACCGGCTGTCGCTGCTCGAACAGGAAGGTCTCGCGGAGGAGGAAGCCATCGCGGTCGAGCACCGGCACGGCATGGTGTCACTTGCCGAGGCAGCCGACGGGGTGCGCCGCTTCCAGCGGGGAGCGGGACGGCACGGGACCTTCAGTAACCGAAATTCTGCGTCCAGTACCAGCCCTGCGAGTTCACCCCGACCCCGATCGTCTTGA
- a CDS encoding CAP domain-containing protein, translating to MNDERATAGCGAVSIDSRLTGAAQKHSDDMARRGYLDHTTPEGVSFDQRIERAGYPSPAAENIAMGLSSADAVMHAWMSSDGHRQNILNCDIKTIGVGVNSQGWYWTQNFGY from the coding sequence GTGAACGACGAGAGGGCCACGGCGGGCTGTGGCGCGGTCTCCATCGACTCCAGGCTGACCGGCGCGGCGCAGAAGCACAGTGACGACATGGCGCGGCGCGGCTACCTCGACCACACGACGCCGGAGGGCGTCAGCTTCGATCAGCGCATCGAGCGGGCCGGATATCCGAGCCCCGCCGCCGAGAACATCGCCATGGGGCTCTCCAGCGCCGATGCGGTCATGCACGCGTGGATGTCGTCCGACGGGCATCGGCAAAACATCCTGAACTGCGACATCAAGACGATCGGGGTCGGGGTGAACTCGCAGGGCTGGTACTGGACGCAGAATTTCGGTTACTGA
- the dcd gene encoding dCTP deaminase: MLLSDRDLRKELDAQRLRVDPFAPEMLQPSSIDVRLDRFFRVFDNTRYTHIDPQLQQDELTSLVEKEGEDPFVLHPGEFVLGSTYEIFTLPDDLAGRLEGKSSLGRLGLLTHSTAGFIDPGFTGHITLELSNVANLPITLWPGMKIGQLCLFRLTSPAEFPYGSSEAGSRYQGQRGPTPSKAYKNFDRIDTRR, translated from the coding sequence GTGCTATTGAGTGACCGTGACCTCCGCAAAGAGCTCGATGCCCAGCGGCTCCGGGTTGATCCTTTCGCCCCGGAGATGCTGCAACCTTCGAGCATCGACGTGCGTCTCGATCGCTTCTTCCGCGTTTTCGACAACACCAGGTACACGCACATCGATCCGCAGTTGCAGCAGGACGAGCTGACGTCGCTGGTGGAGAAGGAAGGCGAAGATCCGTTCGTACTGCATCCGGGCGAGTTCGTGCTCGGCTCGACGTACGAGATCTTCACGCTGCCCGACGATCTGGCAGGCAGGCTTGAGGGCAAGTCGTCGCTGGGGCGGCTCGGTCTGCTGACGCACTCGACGGCGGGATTCATCGACCCCGGTTTCACCGGGCACATCACGCTTGAGCTGTCGAACGTCGCCAACCTGCCGATCACGCTGTGGCCCGGCATGAAGATCGGGCAGCTCTGTCTCTTCCGGCTGACGAGCCCAGCCGAGTTCCCCTACGGCTCGTCCGAGGCGGGGTCGCGCTACCAGGGACAACGCGGGCCGACGCCCAGCAAGGCCTACAAGAACTTCGACCGGATCGACACCCGCCGGTGA
- a CDS encoding oxygenase MpaB family protein, with protein MKNVTDTKEDALLADPELLRQGGFRLAVRLFAPGDLRASEGQVRALRRYARVADPLADDVVAMIEASPPGEGRALFERALTDGIDALPDAPPQLTEFFRSVEATPYWVDQRRIERGAKAIIRTGLLGLFPLGDMSLMGGYLASRATKSLVGTGAIERTASRRLVETAMWWIDVTTPGALRQREHGYASALRVRLVHAHVRAAMNRRADWDYEAWDQPVNQVQTVGTLLLFSQVYVLGMRLLGVRFHERERADILHLWRYVGWLMGIPEEILPVTEEDSWRLLWLLATTEFIPDEDSKRLAAALVTSHAEVGKGRGAAGKVLSHVSVRLHSSISRLVLGKTNADFLRLPDDPLAKGVVVAAAAANFATETVLRKVPGAAAVQERLGEAGRRQYVSRLGKLFRVDPSYARHMRTETQPAA; from the coding sequence ATGAAGAACGTCACGGACACGAAAGAAGACGCACTGCTGGCGGATCCGGAGTTGCTGAGGCAGGGCGGCTTCCGGCTCGCGGTGCGGCTCTTCGCCCCCGGTGATCTTCGCGCGTCCGAGGGGCAGGTCCGCGCGCTTCGGCGGTATGCCCGGGTCGCCGATCCGCTCGCCGACGATGTGGTCGCCATGATCGAAGCGTCGCCACCCGGCGAGGGGCGCGCTCTGTTCGAGCGGGCACTCACGGACGGCATCGACGCGCTACCCGACGCCCCGCCGCAGCTCACCGAGTTCTTCCGCTCCGTGGAGGCGACACCGTACTGGGTCGATCAACGCCGCATAGAACGCGGCGCGAAGGCGATCATTCGCACCGGGCTGCTCGGCCTTTTCCCGCTCGGCGACATGTCGCTGATGGGTGGCTACCTCGCGTCGCGGGCCACGAAGTCGCTCGTCGGAACGGGAGCCATCGAGCGAACGGCCTCACGGCGTCTCGTCGAGACGGCCATGTGGTGGATCGACGTCACGACGCCAGGCGCGCTTCGGCAGCGGGAACACGGCTACGCCTCCGCGCTGCGAGTCCGGCTCGTGCACGCTCACGTCAGGGCCGCCATGAATCGCAGGGCCGACTGGGACTACGAAGCGTGGGACCAGCCGGTCAACCAGGTGCAAACCGTCGGCACCCTCCTGCTGTTCTCGCAGGTCTACGTGCTGGGCATGCGGCTGCTCGGCGTCAGATTCCACGAGCGGGAGCGCGCCGACATCCTGCACCTGTGGCGGTACGTGGGCTGGCTGATGGGCATTCCCGAGGAAATCCTGCCCGTGACGGAAGAGGACTCGTGGCGACTGCTGTGGTTGCTCGCGACCACCGAGTTCATCCCGGACGAGGACTCCAAGCGGTTGGCCGCCGCGCTCGTCACCTCCCACGCCGAGGTCGGCAAGGGCCGGGGGGCGGCAGGCAAGGTCCTCTCGCACGTTTCGGTCCGGCTGCACTCCTCCATCAGCAGGCTGGTGCTCGGCAAGACCAACGCCGACTTTCTCCGGCTGCCCGATGATCCGCTCGCAAAGGGGGTCGTCGTCGCGGCTGCCGCGGCGAACTTCGCGACGGAGACCGTCCTGCGCAAGGTGCCCGGCGCCGCGGCGGTGCAGGAGCGGCTCGGCGAAGCAGGAAGGCGGCAGTACGTGTCGCGGCTCGGCAAGCTGTTCAGGGTCGATCCGAGCTACGCGAGGCATATGCGCACCGAAACCCAGCCTGCCGCGTGA
- a CDS encoding GrpB family protein, giving the protein MPEALSDDDLNAKLVHGVRPAKVTIVEYDPSWPVRYERRAAELRAILGERARRIEHIGSTSVPGLAAKPIIDIVVGIDDPDDEQAYLPDLEAAGYDVRVKEPEHRCLRIGEPDEPVNLHCYPPEHVELRRYLAFRDQLRASDADRDRYAEIKWELAEREWRDVNYYAEAKWPVIAEILDHAGWRED; this is encoded by the coding sequence ATGCCCGAGGCCCTGAGCGACGACGATCTCAACGCGAAGCTGGTGCACGGGGTCCGTCCGGCGAAGGTGACCATCGTCGAGTACGACCCGAGCTGGCCCGTTCGTTACGAGCGCCGCGCCGCCGAGTTGCGGGCGATCCTCGGCGAAAGGGCCCGGCGGATCGAGCACATCGGGTCGACGTCGGTTCCCGGGCTCGCGGCGAAGCCGATCATCGACATCGTGGTCGGTATCGACGATCCTGACGACGAACAGGCGTACCTGCCCGACCTCGAAGCCGCTGGTTACGACGTGCGGGTGAAGGAGCCCGAGCATCGGTGCCTGCGTATCGGCGAGCCCGACGAGCCGGTCAACCTGCACTGTTATCCACCGGAGCATGTGGAGTTGCGCCGATACCTTGCCTTCCGCGATCAACTCAGGGCAAGCGACGCCGACCGGGACCGCTATGCCGAGATCAAGTGGGAGCTGGCAGAGCGAGAATGGCGTGACGTCAACTATTACGCGGAAGCCAAGTGGCCGGTGATCGCCGAAATCCTCGACCACGCCGGCTGGCGAGAGGATTAA
- a CDS encoding 2-phosphosulfolactate phosphatase has protein sequence MSPFSQHEYQVRCEWGLAGAREITRDAAITAVVDVLSFTTTLTVAADRGVAVFPYPWRDSTAAEFARSNDAVLAVGRSRAGFGEVSLSPETVRSADGLSRLVLPSPNGATIARAVARTGSQVIGVSLRNAKAAAAWTVGRLATMGLGSPVTVIAAGEQWADGALRPAIEDLWGAGAFIEALAASMERSTPEVLSPEARGAVAAYRDVAPELPGRLHDCASGRDLVASGFAGDVEVAGEVDQSDVVPVLHDAVFRTAPP, from the coding sequence ATGAGCCCGTTTTCGCAGCATGAATACCAGGTGCGTTGTGAGTGGGGGCTCGCGGGAGCGCGCGAGATCACCCGCGATGCGGCGATAACAGCTGTCGTCGACGTCCTGTCGTTCACGACGACGTTGACGGTTGCCGCGGACAGGGGCGTTGCCGTTTTCCCGTATCCCTGGCGGGATTCCACGGCCGCTGAGTTCGCGCGCTCCAACGATGCGGTACTCGCCGTCGGGCGCTCGCGCGCGGGTTTTGGCGAGGTGAGTCTCTCGCCGGAGACCGTGCGTTCCGCCGATGGGCTTTCCCGGCTGGTGTTGCCTTCGCCCAACGGAGCCACAATCGCGCGGGCGGTCGCGCGAACCGGTAGTCAGGTCATCGGTGTGTCGCTACGAAACGCGAAGGCGGCAGCGGCGTGGACGGTCGGCCGGTTGGCGACCATGGGCCTTGGCTCTCCGGTCACGGTGATCGCGGCGGGCGAGCAGTGGGCAGATGGGGCGCTTAGACCGGCGATCGAGGATCTGTGGGGCGCGGGGGCGTTCATCGAGGCACTGGCGGCCTCGATGGAAAGGTCGACGCCGGAGGTGTTGTCGCCGGAAGCGAGGGGGGCCGTGGCCGCGTACCGGGATGTGGCGCCGGAATTGCCGGGGCGGCTCCATGATTGTGCGAGTGGGCGCGACCTCGTGGCTTCCGGGTTTGCGGGCGATGTCGAGGTCGCCGGTGAGGTTGACCAGTCCGACGTGGTGCCGGTCCTGCATGATGCTGTTTTCCGAACCGCCCCGCCCTGA
- a CDS encoding RidA family protein, with protein sequence MSNAVRLVRSTALSDVAEYAYAAKVGVSDRTLIYTAGACPLDEKGNTVAVGDYAGQARQVMRNLETALGEAGATLGDVVKSTVYVASKEQADLVAAWEVVREAFGDHDAPSTLLGVAVLGYDDQLVEVEAVACLPVP encoded by the coding sequence GTGTCGAATGCCGTTCGCCTTGTCCGCAGCACAGCCCTTTCCGATGTTGCCGAGTACGCCTATGCCGCGAAGGTCGGTGTCTCCGATCGCACCCTCATCTACACGGCAGGTGCGTGCCCGCTCGACGAAAAGGGGAACACCGTCGCGGTCGGCGACTACGCGGGACAGGCGCGGCAGGTGATGCGCAATCTGGAGACCGCGCTCGGCGAAGCCGGAGCTACGTTGGGCGATGTCGTCAAGTCCACTGTCTATGTCGCCTCGAAAGAGCAGGCGGATCTCGTGGCGGCGTGGGAGGTCGTGAGGGAAGCCTTCGGTGACCACGATGCGCCGAGCACCTTGCTGGGGGTGGCCGTACTCGGCTACGACGATCAGCTGGTCGAAGTCGAAGCCGTAGCCTGCCTGCCTGTGCCGTGA
- a CDS encoding protein-tyrosine phosphatase family protein: MGKDGFTGATELPDGTLVRGRGLGLPKPEGLDPDFGLYLGGPVLRRRHDASLGWEHEWINWPDGLLPTNRQLAADRIVALFERARTGQDVEIACHGGVGRTGTTMACLATLSGLSAEEAFTWTRQNYQRRAVETPWQRKWIGWFAANRTLKGSS, translated from the coding sequence ATGGGCAAGGATGGATTCACCGGCGCGACAGAGCTTCCCGACGGCACCCTCGTCAGGGGAAGAGGGCTCGGCCTGCCAAAACCAGAAGGGCTCGACCCCGACTTCGGTCTCTACCTCGGCGGGCCGGTGCTGAGGCGCAGGCACGATGCGTCGCTCGGCTGGGAGCACGAGTGGATCAACTGGCCGGACGGGCTGCTGCCGACCAACCGGCAACTTGCCGCCGACCGCATCGTCGCCTTGTTCGAGCGCGCCCGCACGGGCCAAGACGTCGAGATCGCCTGCCACGGCGGCGTCGGCAGGACGGGAACCACGATGGCCTGCCTCGCGACGCTGTCCGGACTCAGCGCGGAGGAGGCATTCACCTGGACGCGGCAGAACTACCAGCGACGAGCCGTTGAGACGCCGTGGCAACGGAAGTGGATCGGCTGGTTCGCGGCCAACCGCACTCTCAAGGGTTCTTCCTGA
- a CDS encoding MmcQ/YjbR family DNA-binding protein, with product MPTWEDVVRIGTKLPETEESTWYRTPALKVAGKGFARLRSESDGGLVLMCGLDEKQALLASGDPAYYTTPHYDGYGAILVDLDRADEAELAELVHEAWLLKAPARLRKNP from the coding sequence ATGCCAACGTGGGAAGACGTAGTTCGCATCGGCACGAAGTTGCCGGAGACCGAGGAATCGACCTGGTACCGCACCCCGGCGCTCAAGGTCGCGGGCAAGGGCTTCGCGAGGCTCAGAAGCGAGTCCGACGGTGGGCTCGTGCTGATGTGCGGGCTCGACGAGAAGCAGGCGTTGCTTGCCTCCGGCGATCCCGCGTATTACACGACGCCACACTACGACGGGTACGGCGCGATCCTCGTCGACCTGGATCGCGCCGATGAAGCGGAGCTTGCCGAGCTTGTCCACGAAGCCTGGCTGTTGAAAGCGCCCGCGAGGCTCAGGAAGAACCCTTGA
- a CDS encoding VanZ family protein gives MTTAQETALKYGLLGFIVVWGIVLVPQVITHLAKYGRIDRRKLVVTATVILYACLGLAVVFLPLPTGGSSGLSQTVQLVPFQWIDDVKREAVTSGIPGGLSTLAFQQMAMNVLLFVPLGIFANTLWRKGATKTLLIGFGVSFAIEVTQVTANFGTAPFVYRIFDVDDLLNNTAGAVLGWVVAALASALRSTANTGAGHTVNSRNAVPAASATVPVPVSRPHRVPQAVPFDARHDAARLAGLRTQPLPRRP, from the coding sequence ATGACCACAGCACAGGAAACGGCGCTGAAGTACGGACTCCTCGGCTTCATCGTCGTGTGGGGGATCGTGCTCGTTCCGCAGGTGATCACGCATCTCGCCAAGTACGGCAGGATCGACCGGAGGAAGCTTGTCGTCACCGCGACCGTGATCCTCTACGCGTGCCTCGGCCTCGCCGTGGTCTTCCTCCCTCTGCCGACCGGCGGAAGTTCCGGTCTTTCCCAGACCGTGCAGCTCGTGCCGTTCCAGTGGATCGACGACGTGAAAAGGGAGGCAGTGACCTCGGGAATCCCCGGTGGGCTCTCGACGCTGGCCTTCCAGCAGATGGCGATGAACGTGTTGCTGTTCGTCCCGCTCGGCATCTTCGCGAACACGCTGTGGCGAAAGGGGGCGACGAAAACCCTGCTGATCGGATTCGGGGTCTCGTTCGCCATCGAGGTCACGCAGGTCACCGCGAACTTCGGCACCGCACCGTTCGTCTACCGGATCTTCGATGTCGACGATCTGCTGAACAACACCGCGGGAGCCGTGCTCGGCTGGGTGGTCGCGGCACTGGCCTCGGCACTGCGCTCCACCGCGAACACCGGGGCTGGGCACACCGTCAATTCGAGGAATGCTGTTCCAGCGGCGTCCGCGACCGTGCCGGTGCCAGTGAGTCGACCTCACCGAGTTCCGCAAGCCGTGCCCTTCGACGCACGGCATGACGCCGCGCGGCTCGCCGGTCTTCGTACGCAACCGTTGCCGCGGCGGCCATGA
- the mug gene encoding G/U mismatch-specific DNA glycosylase, which produces MPDRPDKPSPPSSDQLAAAHDRTIPDVIGPDLRVLFAGINPGLYSAATGHHFARPGNRFWPTLHRGGFTPRQFRPDEQHELLDLGIGITNFVARATAKANELTSDELHAGGRNLIHTVERYRPGWLAVLGVTAYRAALGPKDAKVGEQKSQFSSTKVWLLPNPSGLNAHWTPAALAEEFGRLKAVSG; this is translated from the coding sequence ATGCCCGATCGGCCCGACAAACCCAGCCCACCCAGCTCTGATCAGCTCGCGGCAGCACACGACAGGACGATTCCCGACGTCATCGGCCCCGACCTGAGGGTGTTGTTCGCCGGGATCAATCCCGGCCTCTACTCCGCGGCGACGGGCCATCACTTCGCGAGACCCGGCAACCGGTTCTGGCCGACGCTGCACCGCGGCGGCTTCACGCCGCGACAGTTCAGACCGGACGAACAGCACGAACTACTCGACCTCGGGATCGGCATCACGAACTTCGTCGCGAGAGCGACAGCCAAGGCGAACGAGCTGACCTCCGACGAACTACACGCGGGTGGGCGGAATCTCATTCACACCGTCGAGCGCTACCGGCCGGGGTGGCTCGCGGTGCTCGGGGTCACCGCCTACCGCGCCGCGCTCGGCCCGAAAGACGCCAAGGTCGGCGAGCAGAAGTCCCAGTTCAGCAGCACGAAGGTGTGGTTGTTGCCCAATCCGAGCGGGCTCAACGCCCACTGGACACCGGCAGCGCTCGCCGAAGAGTTCGGCAGACTAAAGGCCGTCTCCGGATAA
- a CDS encoding LuxR C-terminal-related transcriptional regulator — MTHSMDKGRTTLGLGAAGTRALTVAALDPVPIFREGLNALVNRTPGLRWVGYAANHHGSLQLCEQLRPNIVIVDSGFDPHCHLVRLLSDGDPTLVIVVMVREAQRTPQFLATAVAAGAHGIVPRSAEPRRLAEAIRRAHVDRRYTDPSLTPLTARPKRQTTMNGQVMNSPYRPQMPLSRREYQVLQLVAEGLENSAIAKILFLSVETVRTHVKSILRKLSAKDRTHAVTTAFRSGILIARPDDSASAPRNPQTPPSASPNAPA; from the coding sequence ATGACGCACAGCATGGACAAGGGCCGGACAACGCTCGGCCTCGGCGCTGCGGGGACTCGCGCGCTGACCGTCGCGGCACTTGATCCAGTACCGATCTTCCGCGAAGGACTGAACGCGCTGGTCAACCGTACTCCCGGGTTGCGGTGGGTCGGCTACGCGGCAAACCATCACGGTTCACTGCAACTCTGCGAACAGCTTCGGCCGAACATCGTCATCGTCGACTCCGGCTTCGATCCCCACTGCCACCTCGTCAGACTGCTCAGCGACGGCGACCCGACGCTCGTCATCGTGGTCATGGTCAGGGAGGCGCAGCGGACCCCGCAGTTTCTGGCGACCGCGGTCGCCGCGGGCGCCCACGGCATAGTGCCGAGGTCGGCCGAACCACGCAGGCTGGCGGAAGCGATCCGGAGGGCACACGTCGACCGCCGCTACACCGACCCCTCGCTCACGCCACTCACCGCGAGGCCGAAACGGCAGACGACAATGAACGGGCAGGTCATGAACTCGCCCTACCGGCCGCAAATGCCGCTGTCACGCCGCGAGTACCAGGTGCTGCAACTCGTGGCCGAGGGGCTGGAGAACTCGGCCATCGCGAAAATTCTGTTCCTCTCCGTCGAAACCGTGCGCACGCACGTCAAGAGCATCCTCCGCAAGCTCTCCGCGAAAGACCGCACACACGCGGTGACCACCGCGTTCCGCTCCGGCATCCTGATCGCGAGGCCGGACGACTCCGCGAGCGCGCCGAGAAATCCGCAGACGCCGCCGTCGGCTAGCCCGAACGCACCCGCCTGA